One genomic region from Pseudochaenichthys georgianus chromosome 15, fPseGeo1.2, whole genome shotgun sequence encodes:
- the LOC117460056 gene encoding ferritin, middle subunit-like — MDSQVRQSYHRDCEAAVNRMLNMELFASYSYTSMAFYFSRDDVALPGFAHFFKENSEEEREHADKLLTFQNSRGGRIFLQDIKKPERDEWGSGLEAMQAALQLEKNVNQALLDLHKLASDHADPHMCDFLETHYLNEQVESIKKLGDFIANLSRMDSNTNKMAEYLFDKHTMGGKN, encoded by the exons ATGGATTCCCAGGTGAGACAGAGCTACCACCGCGACTGCGAGGCGGCCGTTAACCGAATGCTGAACATGGAGCTGTTCGCCTCCTACTCCTACACCTCCATG GCCTTTTATTTCTCCCGTGACGACGTGGCCCTGCCCGGCTTCGCTCACTTCTTCAAAGAGAACAGCGAGGAGGAGCGGGAGCACGCCGACAAGCTGCTCACCTTCCAGAACAGTCGAGGAGGACGCATCTTCCTGCAGGACATCAAG AAGCCAGAGCGAGACGAGTGGGGCTCGGGTCTGGAGGCCATGCAGGCCGCTCTGCAGCTGGAGAAGAACGTGAACCAGGCTCTGCTGGATCTGCACAAACTGGCCTCAGACCACGCCGACCCTCAT atgTGTGACTTCCTGGAGACTCACTACCTGAACGAGCAGGTCGAGTCCATCAAGAAGCTCGGAGACTTCATCGCTAATCTGAGCAGAATGGACTCCAACACCAACAAGATGGCCGAGTACCTGTTCGACAAGCACACCATGGGGGGGAAGAACTGA